The proteins below are encoded in one region of Anaerolineales bacterium:
- a CDS encoding molybdenum hydroxylase translates to MIVLIRGGGDLASGVAYRLHKSGFKVVINELPKPLAVRRQASFSEAIYAGEMTIEEVTAKKVAAIDDPLRILQLLSKGRIPVLVDPDGKSIQSVHPTVIVDARMLKTAPEPLRHSAKLYLGLGPGFIGGENCHAAIETQRGPWLGRVLWDGPTQPDSSLPEPISGKKSERVLYAMVSGNLTPHKAIGDLVEAGEPVAELAGQAVLAPCAGVLRGLIHPDVKIQAGMKIGDVDPRGDPQLCNHVSDKALAIGGAVLEAILSKADIRPHLWT, encoded by the coding sequence ATGATCGTCCTAATCCGTGGCGGGGGTGACTTAGCAAGCGGGGTTGCATACAGGTTACACAAGTCGGGTTTTAAAGTTGTCATCAATGAGCTGCCTAAACCCCTGGCAGTCAGGCGGCAGGCGAGCTTTAGTGAAGCGATTTATGCGGGTGAGATGACAATTGAGGAGGTAACAGCAAAGAAAGTGGCTGCCATCGATGATCCGCTGCGAATTTTACAGCTGCTTTCGAAAGGACGCATACCGGTGCTGGTCGACCCAGATGGAAAATCCATTCAATCCGTCCATCCTACGGTCATTGTGGACGCGCGCATGTTAAAAACAGCACCTGAGCCATTGCGGCATTCTGCGAAGCTTTATCTTGGCTTAGGCCCTGGGTTTATCGGGGGAGAGAACTGCCACGCAGCCATAGAAACGCAGAGAGGGCCGTGGCTGGGAAGGGTGTTATGGGACGGACCAACCCAACCTGACAGCAGCCTCCCAGAGCCCATCTCTGGAAAGAAATCTGAGCGGGTGTTGTACGCAATGGTCAGTGGTAATTTGACACCACATAAGGCAATTGGTGACCTCGTTGAAGCAGGAGAACCTGTGGCGGAACTGGCTGGGCAGGCTGTCCTGGCTCCGTGTGCGGGTGTCCTGCGTGGCCTGATTCATCCTGATGTGAAAATTCAGGCGGGAATGAAGATCGGGGATGTAGATCCACGGGGTGACCCACAGCTATGCAACCATGTATCAGATAAAGCCCTTGCGATTGGAGGGGCAGTACTTGAAGCGATCCTATCTAAGGCAGACATACGCCCCCATTTATGGACGTAA
- a CDS encoding aldehyde oxidase has translation MKIIGEPVQRIDAYGKVTGETLYPGDIELPGQLYMKILFAGRPHAIIHSIDTSQAEATPGVIAVLTAKDVPVNEYGLIYNDQPVLCGPGSAKPYTDRVRFIGDQVALVIAESEEIAAVARDLIRVDYEDLPVITDVERAMGDDAPQLHPDRGSNIFCHYRIRKGDVEEGFAKADVIVEGEYHTPCQEHAYLQPEAGVGYIDEEGRVTIQVAGQWTHEDQAQIAHALDIPADQIRVIYPAIGGAFGGREDMSVQIVLALAVWRLHQRGIERPVKIIWSREESIIGHHKRHLYILKTRWGATKQGKLTAVEVEVIADGGAYIYTSTKVLGNATLMCTGPYEIPNVKVDSYAVYTNNLPAGAFRGFGGPQGAFAAETQMNRLAEKLGMDRIELRRKNVLTEGALLSVGTPLPKGVTIDKVVEKCGEEVKRSVAVNEPAKESHVLRGTGFACAFKNVGFSFGAPEQSEATVELFGGGEIEKAILHHAGADVGQGAHTVMVQIAAETLGLPIEKVSLIASDTAFTGDSGSASASRLTFMAGNSIKGACELALQRWEAEDRPAGATYLYRPPRTTPLDPQTGKSEPNFAYGYVAQGVTLDVDTETGYIHLQEVISVNDVGKAVNPLNVQGQVEGAVVQATGYAVLENFIQKDGYVLTPLLSTYLIPTVDDVPQQVKAVILEYADPIGPYGARGMAEMPFLPLAAAVIDAVHQATGVWFFEFPLTPERVLKGLGKL, from the coding sequence ATGAAGATCATTGGAGAGCCTGTTCAGCGCATTGATGCATACGGGAAAGTCACCGGAGAAACCCTGTATCCTGGTGACATAGAACTTCCCGGCCAACTTTACATGAAAATATTATTTGCCGGTAGACCCCATGCCATCATCCATTCCATAGACACCTCACAGGCAGAAGCGACCCCGGGTGTGATCGCAGTACTGACCGCTAAAGATGTACCGGTCAACGAATATGGCTTGATCTACAACGACCAACCCGTGTTATGCGGTCCCGGGTCAGCCAAGCCATATACCGACCGGGTACGCTTCATCGGCGACCAGGTGGCATTGGTCATCGCCGAAAGCGAGGAAATCGCGGCCGTGGCTCGTGACTTGATCAGGGTTGATTACGAGGACTTGCCAGTCATCACGGATGTAGAACGCGCCATGGGGGACGATGCACCACAGTTGCATCCTGACCGCGGATCCAATATATTCTGCCACTATCGCATCCGCAAAGGGGATGTCGAAGAAGGATTCGCCAAGGCAGACGTTATTGTTGAAGGTGAGTACCATACACCCTGTCAGGAACATGCGTATTTACAACCTGAAGCAGGTGTAGGTTATATTGATGAAGAAGGCAGGGTGACTATCCAGGTTGCGGGACAATGGACGCACGAGGACCAGGCGCAAATCGCTCACGCACTGGACATCCCTGCCGATCAAATCCGTGTGATCTACCCGGCGATCGGTGGGGCATTTGGCGGACGAGAAGATATGTCGGTGCAGATCGTGTTGGCCTTAGCTGTTTGGAGACTGCACCAGCGCGGAATTGAGCGGCCGGTGAAGATCATCTGGTCGAGGGAGGAATCGATTATTGGTCATCATAAGCGCCATTTATATATCCTGAAAACACGCTGGGGTGCCACGAAGCAAGGAAAGCTCACAGCTGTTGAGGTGGAGGTGATTGCTGATGGTGGCGCTTATATCTACACGTCTACCAAAGTGCTGGGAAATGCCACGTTGATGTGCACCGGGCCGTATGAGATCCCGAATGTCAAAGTCGATTCCTACGCAGTGTACACCAACAACCTGCCAGCCGGAGCATTCCGAGGTTTTGGTGGACCACAAGGAGCCTTTGCCGCCGAAACCCAGATGAACCGCCTGGCTGAGAAACTCGGCATGGATCGAATTGAGCTCCGGAGAAAAAATGTATTAACTGAAGGTGCCTTATTATCGGTGGGAACACCACTGCCAAAAGGTGTGACTATCGATAAAGTCGTCGAAAAGTGCGGAGAGGAAGTTAAGCGATCGGTAGCAGTAAATGAACCTGCAAAGGAATCCCACGTGTTGCGGGGCACCGGATTTGCGTGTGCGTTTAAGAACGTTGGGTTCTCATTCGGAGCACCAGAACAATCGGAAGCTACTGTGGAGCTGTTTGGGGGCGGCGAAATCGAAAAGGCCATCCTGCACCATGCTGGGGCTGATGTTGGTCAGGGGGCGCACACCGTAATGGTACAAATCGCCGCAGAAACACTCGGCCTACCGATCGAGAAGGTCAGCTTAATTGCTTCTGATACAGCATTCACAGGGGATTCGGGCAGTGCCTCGGCATCGCGGTTGACCTTCATGGCGGGCAACTCCATTAAGGGTGCGTGTGAGCTGGCGTTGCAGAGATGGGAGGCAGAAGACCGACCTGCTGGGGCAACTTACCTTTACCGGCCTCCACGTACGACACCACTTGATCCGCAAACAGGAAAATCGGAGCCTAACTTTGCCTACGGTTATGTCGCCCAGGGAGTTACGCTGGATGTTGATACTGAAACCGGGTATATTCACCTTCAAGAAGTGATTTCAGTTAATGATGTGGGCAAGGCGGTGAACCCATTGAATGTACAGGGGCAAGTAGAAGGAGCAGTCGTTCAAGCGACAGGATATGCCGTCCTGGAGAATTTCATCCAAAAGGATGGATACGTGCTCACACCATTGCTATCCACTTACCTGATCCCGACTGTTGATGATGTACCTCAGCAGGTAAAAGCCGTCATCCTTGAATATGCTGACCCAATCGGTCCGTATGGGGCGCGCGGAATGGCAGAAATGCCCTTCTTACCCCTGGCAGCGGCGGTGATCGATGCTGTTCACCAGGCAACAGGCGTATGGTTCTTCGAATTCCCACTGACACCGGAAAGAGTGTTGAAAGGATTGGGCAAATTATGA